A genomic region of Lates calcarifer isolate ASB-BC8 linkage group LG9, TLL_Latcal_v3, whole genome shotgun sequence contains the following coding sequences:
- the lhx5 gene encoding LOW QUALITY PROTEIN: LIM/homeobox protein Lhx5 (The sequence of the model RefSeq protein was modified relative to this genomic sequence to represent the inferred CDS: deleted 2 bases in 2 codons), with translation MMVHCAGCERPILDRFLLNVLDRAWHAKCVQCCDCNCNLTEKCFSRDGKLYCKMDFFRRFGTKCAGCLQGISPNDLVRKARSKVFHLNCFTCMVCNKQLSTGEELYVIDENKFVCKEDYLSSGAIKEVNLNSVSSCTDRSLSPDLADPIQDDIKETDNSTSSDKETNNIENEEQNSGTKRRGPRTTIKAKQLETLKAAFVATPKPTRHIREQLAQETGLNMRVIQVWFQNRRSKERRMKQLSALGARRHAFFRGPRRMRPLGGRLEDPDILGPGAYGYYGEYQGDYYGPGSNYDFFPHGPPSSQAQSPAESPYILGSGPGAMEGSGHHPSDDQRFTDMISHAETPSPEPGLPSSLQPVPGDAYGGGPSPPFSLASNSSYSAPMSHQGQEMGETTAW, from the exons ATGATGGTCCACTGTGCCGGGTGCGAACGGCCCATCCTGGACCGGTTCCTCCTCAACGTACTGGACAGAGCCTGGCACGCCAAGTGCGTCCAGTGCTGTGACTGCAACTGCAACCTCACCGAGAAGTGTTTCTCCAGGGACGGGAAGCTCTATTGCAAAATGGACTTTTTCAG GCGGTTTGGCACAAAGTGCGCGGGCTGTCTGCAGGGAATCTCGCCAAACGACTTGGTCCGCAAAGCCCGCAGCAAGGTGTTTCATCTCAACTGCTTCACCTGCATGGTGTGTAACAAGCAGCTGTCCACGGGAGAGGAGCTCTACGTGATAGACGAGAACAAGTTTGTT TGCAAAGAAGATTATTTGAGCTCCGGGGCCATTAAGGAAGTCAACCTGAACTCAG TGTCGTCGTGTACAGACAGGAGTTTATCGCCGGATCTGGCGGACCCAATACAGGACGACATAAAGGAGACGGACAATTCAACGTCCTCAGATAAGGAAACGAACAATATTGAGAACGAGGAGCAGAACTCGGGGACCAAAAGGCGGGGGCCCCGGACCACCATCAAGGCCAAGCAGCTGGAAACGTTAAAGGCCGCGTTTGTCGCCACGCCGAAACCGACCCGGCACATCCGAGAGCAGCTGGCCCAGGAAACGGGACTAAACATGCGGGTCATCCAG GTTTGGTTCCAGAACCGAAGATCCAAAGAGCGACGGATGAAGCAGCTGAGTGCTCTCGGGGCCCGGCGGCATGCCTTTTTCAGGGGCCCA AGGAGGATGAGGCCCCTGGGAGGCAGGCTGGAAGATCCAGACATTTTGGGGCCTGGGGCCTATGGTTACTATGGAG AATACCAAGGTGACTATTACGGACCAGGGAGTAACTACGACTTCTTCCCCCATGGCCCTCCATCCTCACAGGCTCAGTCTCCAGCCGAGTCCCCCTACATCCTGGGCTCTGGGCCCGGAGCCATGGAGGGGTCAGGCCACCACCCTTCAGATGACCAAAGGTTCACGGACATGATCTCCCATGCAGAAACCCCCAGTCCGGAGCCAGGCTTACCGAGCTCCCTGCAGCCTGTCCCTGGGGATGCATATGGGGGCGGACCaagtcctcctttctccttgGCCAGTAACTCCAGTTACAGCGCTCCTATGTCCCACCAAGGCCAAGAGATGGGAGAAACCACAGCCTGGTAA